The Haloferax sp. Atlit-12N region GAACTTCACCGACGTGAACGAGAAGATAGCCGCCCGCATCGGCGAGGACGACCTCGGCAACGACGAGGCGAGCGTCGCCGAGCACTTCGTCGGCGACGTGATTCGCGACATGCGCGGACTCAACCTGAAGCGCGCCGAGGTCTACCCGCGCGTCTCCGAGCACATCCCCGAGATTATCGACCTCATTCAGACGCTCGTCGACCGCGGCCACGCCTACGAGTCCAACGGCTCCGTCTACTTCGACGTGTCCACGTTCGACGACTACGGGAAGCTCTCGAACCAGAAACTCGAGGAACTGGAGTCGCGGGCGACGAAAGACGAGCGCTCCGAGAAGCGCAACCCGACCGACTTCGCGCTCTGGAAGGCCGGCGCGGTCGACCCCAAGACGGCCGCCGAACACCGGAACCCCGACCTCGAACCGCTCCACGAACCCTGCGGCGAGACGTGGGAGTCGCCGTGGGGCGAGGGCCGACCCGGTTGGCACATCGAGTGTTCGGCGATGTCGATGACGCACCTCGGCGACACCCTCGACATCCACGTCGGCGGCCGCGACCTCGTGTTCCCGCACCACGAGAACGAAATCGCCCAGTCGGAGGCGGCGACCGGCCAGCAGTTCGCCCGCTACTGGCTCCACGTCGGCCTGCTCCAGACGGAGGGCGACAAGATGAGTTCGAGCCTCGGCAACTTCTTCACCGTCGGCGACGCCCTCGACGAGTTCGGCGCGGACGTGATTCGGACGTTCTACCTCTCGACGGCCTACGGCTCCGAACAGACGTACTCCGAGGAGACCATCGCCGAGGCCGAAGAGCGCTGGGAGCGCCTCGAACGCGCCTACGAGGCGGCCGTCGATGCCGCCGACAGCCCCGACGCCAGAACGAAAGTCGAGGCGACGGACCTCCGCGAGACGGTGACCGAGACTCGCGAGAACTTCCGCGAGGCGATGAACGACGACTTCAACGTCCGCGAGGCGATGGCCGAACTGCTCGGCCTCGCCGGCGCGGTCAACCGCCACGTCGCCGACGCCGAGGCCGACCACTACGACTACCGCGCGCTCCGCCGGGCAATCGAGGCGTTCGAGGACCTCGGCGGCGAGGTGTTCGGCCTCTCCTTCGGCGACGCGGGCGAGGGCGGCGACGTGTCGGTCGCGGAAGACCTCGTCCAACTCGTCTTGGACGTGCGCGAGGCCGAGCGCGAGGCGGGTAACTACGAGCGCGCCGACGACCTTCGCGACGACCTGACGGCGCTCGGCGTCGATGTCGAAGACGGCCCCGACGGCGCGACGTTCCGGTTCGAGTAGTCAGTCGAACCGAAACAGCACGACTGCGACGTCGTCTCGCGCCGCCGCTCGCACCCCCTCGTCGGCCGCGGTGCGACCGCCGACGGTCTCGGATATTCCGAGTTCGCGAGCCAACAGCCCGTGCGCCGCGGCGTAGCGGTCAAGCAGGTCCACGGCGAACTCACCCGTGACGACCTCGCCGGTCGCCTCGCGCCGCTGGCCGCGGTACCACAGGCGGCACGCCATCGGCCGGCGGAAGTTCTTCCACCAGTTGCTCTCCGCCTTCGGCGTGACGGCGACGATGCCGCCGCCCGCGACGGCGTAGGCGACGGGGAACCAGTACCGTCGGCCGCTCTTGGGGCCGACGTAGGAGACGAGCACGAACCAGCGACTGGCGAGTCGATGGAGCGGCGAGCGGAGCACGCGACGCAGAAACGGGTTGGCGAACCGCTGTTCGAGCGTTCGCTGTGCGTCCGAAACGCGGTGAGGGGCGGCGGTCGGGGACATCTGTTCGCGTGTCGTACGCGCCCGTCGGAGAAAAGTCAGTCACACGGCGAACAGGAATGAGGCAGGTCACATCGTGAACAGGTGCGAGTCGTCGGGGATGTCGAACAACCCCATTCTGACGCCCGCGTCGAGCCAGCCGTAGCCGTACGAGAACGACGCCAGCGCGTTCACCCAGTCGTCTGCCTCCTTGAAGTGCCGGCCGTCGTCGAGGTAGGACTCGGCCATCTCCAAACAGTC contains the following coding sequences:
- the cysS gene encoding cysteine--tRNA ligase, with the protein product MTLSVTNTLTGEREEFESHGDEVLLYVCGLTVSDHAHLGHARLWMHADLMHRWLDYEGYDVRHVENFTDVNEKIAARIGEDDLGNDEASVAEHFVGDVIRDMRGLNLKRAEVYPRVSEHIPEIIDLIQTLVDRGHAYESNGSVYFDVSTFDDYGKLSNQKLEELESRATKDERSEKRNPTDFALWKAGAVDPKTAAEHRNPDLEPLHEPCGETWESPWGEGRPGWHIECSAMSMTHLGDTLDIHVGGRDLVFPHHENEIAQSEAATGQQFARYWLHVGLLQTEGDKMSSSLGNFFTVGDALDEFGADVIRTFYLSTAYGSEQTYSEETIAEAEERWERLERAYEAAVDAADSPDARTKVEATDLRETVTETRENFREAMNDDFNVREAMAELLGLAGAVNRHVADAEADHYDYRALRRAIEAFEDLGGEVFGLSFGDAGEGGDVSVAEDLVQLVLDVREAEREAGNYERADDLRDDLTALGVDVEDGPDGATFRFE
- a CDS encoding DUF357 domain-containing protein gives rise to the protein MAADLQEKTNRYEGMLADALDEAVQAVPDETHLGEAAADCLEMAESYLDDGRHFKEADDWVNALASFSYGYGWLDAGVRMGLFDIPDDSHLFTM